One Candidatus Binatia bacterium genomic region harbors:
- a CDS encoding alkaline phosphatase family protein produces MRVVFLIEDSLPLRWVGPEFTPHLYGLLADGGMMHPMGGQAVLSTATYPNHASFITGTKPQAHGILTNDVWRDGAFVSSAEVGPATETLFAAARQAGVSTAAVLGDQKLVGVMGADVADVHWPPCGVLPEDAVLDEFGYAADVEVVRQVEAISALDAELVVLHLNEPDSVCHLFGPDAEASRERFRATDAAFGAIVERLRPGWEDTVLLVVSDHDQEALRPGPPVDLNAMLAAEGLSGTASSEGTAAQVVDGPGLPTLLGFPGVEDGLDLGAGHSLVWGDAGVSFGSVDWGLKGGHGSPRTGTQVAMVAGGSPHVPALAAGLAARRPDATDWAPTMAELFGFALASAEGKSLRR; encoded by the coding sequence GTGCGCGTTGTATTTCTGATTGAAGACTCACTGCCCCTTCGCTGGGTCGGTCCCGAATTTACGCCTCATTTGTACGGCTTGCTCGCTGACGGCGGGATGATGCATCCAATGGGGGGGCAGGCGGTTCTGAGCACCGCAACTTACCCCAATCACGCCAGTTTCATTACCGGGACAAAGCCTCAGGCTCACGGTATTTTGACTAACGATGTCTGGCGAGATGGCGCTTTCGTTTCCTCGGCTGAAGTTGGACCGGCCACCGAAACATTATTTGCCGCCGCACGACAAGCCGGCGTTTCGACGGCCGCAGTGCTGGGTGATCAAAAGCTGGTTGGGGTGATGGGGGCCGATGTCGCCGACGTCCATTGGCCGCCGTGCGGGGTTCTGCCGGAGGACGCGGTGCTGGACGAGTTCGGCTATGCCGCGGACGTCGAGGTGGTGCGACAGGTGGAAGCGATATCCGCCCTCGATGCTGAACTTGTAGTGTTGCATTTGAATGAACCGGATTCGGTCTGTCACCTCTTCGGGCCCGATGCCGAGGCCAGCCGGGAGCGTTTTCGCGCGACCGACGCCGCGTTTGGCGCAATCGTGGAGCGCCTTCGCCCCGGTTGGGAAGATACCGTTCTGCTGGTCGTGAGCGATCACGATCAGGAGGCTTTGCGGCCGGGGCCGCCTGTGGATCTCAATGCGATGCTTGCGGCCGAAGGACTCTCCGGTACCGCCTCCTCCGAGGGCACGGCCGCGCAAGTTGTGGACGGACCAGGTCTGCCAACCCTGTTGGGCTTCCCCGGCGTGGAGGACGGTTTGGATCTCGGCGCCGGACATTCGCTCGTTTGGGGAGATGCCGGCGTGAGCTTTGGCTCTGTGGATTGGGGCCTGAAAGGGGGCCACGGAAGCCCGCGGACCGGGACGCAGGTGGCGATGGTCGCCGGCGGATCGCCGCACGTTCCCGCTCTCGCTGCCGGACTGGCCGCGCGTCGACCCGATGCGACAGATTGGGCACCGACAATGGCTGAACTTTTCGGATTTGCACTCGCCTCGGCGGAGGGGAAGTCTCTGCGGCGTTGA
- a CDS encoding sulfotransferase, with product MPRDVTFHDAGIHSPILRTLNATGAAAARIGWTLPRLDAEELIDAARHQAGLEDFGDDRFRAGLKALLDSLEVDAQLTTFGRMVQKKMLTRFLTARLHVTDWNKAHPETNQETIRAPWVIAGLPRTGTTLLSHLLELDPRNRSLLGWEALDPAPPGAPESTEIRARIARAEKDDKQLNQLIPPLQAMHPMEPTLPTECVTLFACDFRSLLFSTQTPIPGYARWLQDAEVDSSYEFHRSVLQLLQCGREPRRWSLKTPQHLWSFAALFRTYPDARVIWTHRDPRKVVPSVASLNMAFYRTFTKDPDPEMVGQEWNRELSIGVRKGMEFDKQADPDWCAHLLYEELMEDPIAALRKVYTVFGEELLEDHAEAIRQWLRQRPQSNFGRHRYDAKDFGMNVDEIGDAFSTYIERFDIPRERRD from the coding sequence ATGCCGCGCGATGTCACATTTCACGATGCCGGGATTCATTCCCCGATTCTGCGCACCCTGAACGCAACCGGAGCGGCTGCCGCTCGAATCGGCTGGACGCTTCCTCGATTGGACGCGGAGGAACTGATCGATGCCGCCCGGCACCAAGCGGGCCTCGAGGACTTTGGTGATGATCGCTTCCGCGCGGGACTCAAGGCCCTGCTCGACAGTCTCGAGGTAGATGCGCAACTCACCACCTTCGGACGTATGGTGCAGAAGAAAATGCTTACCCGCTTTTTGACTGCGCGCTTGCATGTGACGGACTGGAACAAAGCGCACCCCGAGACGAATCAGGAAACCATCCGTGCCCCTTGGGTCATCGCCGGACTCCCACGAACCGGGACCACCCTGCTCAGCCACCTTCTCGAGCTCGACCCGCGCAATCGCTCCCTGCTGGGCTGGGAGGCATTGGATCCGGCTCCCCCCGGCGCACCCGAAAGCACGGAGATCCGCGCCCGGATCGCACGCGCCGAGAAAGACGACAAGCAACTCAATCAACTCATCCCGCCCCTGCAGGCGATGCACCCGATGGAACCGACACTACCCACCGAGTGCGTCACACTTTTCGCCTGCGATTTTCGCTCCCTGCTATTCTCTACCCAGACGCCGATCCCGGGCTATGCGCGCTGGCTGCAAGATGCCGAGGTGGACTCGAGTTACGAATTCCATCGAAGCGTATTGCAACTCCTGCAATGCGGCCGGGAGCCTCGTCGCTGGAGCCTGAAAACACCACAGCATCTTTGGAGCTTTGCGGCCCTGTTCCGCACCTATCCCGACGCTCGGGTCATCTGGACACATCGCGATCCGCGCAAGGTGGTGCCTTCGGTCGCCAGCCTGAATATGGCCTTCTACCGCACCTTCACCAAAGACCCCGACCCGGAGATGGTCGGCCAGGAATGGAATCGCGAGCTTTCCATCGGCGTGCGCAAGGGGATGGAATTCGACAAACAAGCGGACCCCGACTGGTGCGCTCATCTACTTTACGAAGAGCTGATGGAAGATCCGATTGCCGCCTTGCGGAAAGTCTATACCGTGTTCGGGGAAGAACTTCTCGAGGATCACGCCGAGGCGATCCGGCAGTGGTTGCGGCAACGACCCCAGAGCAACTTTGGGCGCCATCGCTATGACGCAAAAGATTTCGGCATGAACGTCGATGAAATCGGCGACGCATTCTCGACCTATATCGAACGCTTCGACATTCCCCGGGAACGTCGCGACTGA
- a CDS encoding SulP family inorganic anion transporter — protein MGNASRYSAQSVLQDLGAGLAVAALAIPQGVAYAMIAGLPPVMGLYAASVPAIVAGCFRSSRYVIAGPSNALSLLVGSSTGVLAVSEGVDAASVAIALALWVGLIQIMAGFLRLGVAVGYISSSVVLGYITGAATLIVWGQVPNLSSTTDLTVGIGTAILMILLGRLGHFFPAALVAILAMTTGVTLADLPLRTIGDLAAIPASLPPLTLPFQLPVATHTALLPAAIAASVLSLVESSAVGRSLAAASGERVQSNREIVGQGLGNLAASFVGGYPVSGSLARSMLNYSAGARSRLAGVSSGFLVIVMVLIAAPLVDAIPIPALAGMLLVLAWELVNFRAIWRTLRGSLGDSAALLMTFVGTWTLRLDEAIYLGVGVSLVLFLRRARLLVVRELHVDQQGHLREVDGRSCRVVRVLHAEGPLFFGAAGELESALDEALADDALRVLLLRLKRTQGMDLSAAHVLEEAGRRLRQRGGRLLLVGLLPDPLALLERTGVAAEIGEENIFPSRSGWFAAMDEALGEALAHDHHGSDCPLMEYIASRDADPVADTEIHREDP, from the coding sequence ATGGGAAATGCCAGTCGATATAGCGCTCAAAGCGTGCTGCAGGATCTGGGGGCCGGCTTGGCTGTTGCGGCACTGGCGATTCCGCAAGGAGTCGCCTACGCGATGATCGCCGGTCTTCCCCCGGTGATGGGACTCTACGCGGCCAGTGTGCCGGCAATCGTCGCGGGTTGTTTTCGATCCTCTCGTTATGTGATCGCCGGTCCCTCCAATGCGCTCTCCCTGCTGGTGGGTTCGTCGACCGGCGTCCTCGCGGTGTCGGAAGGGGTGGATGCGGCCTCGGTCGCGATCGCTCTCGCTCTCTGGGTCGGCCTGATTCAAATCATGGCGGGTTTCCTCCGACTCGGAGTGGCGGTCGGCTATATCTCGTCATCGGTCGTTCTGGGCTATATCACCGGAGCGGCGACGCTGATCGTCTGGGGGCAGGTGCCGAATTTATCCAGCACGACGGATCTCACGGTAGGAATCGGGACCGCTATCTTGATGATTCTCCTCGGGCGACTGGGCCATTTCTTTCCTGCTGCGCTGGTCGCTATTTTAGCGATGACGACCGGCGTGACGCTGGCCGACCTGCCGCTTCGCACGATCGGGGACCTAGCGGCCATCCCCGCAAGCCTGCCTCCGCTCACGCTTCCGTTCCAGCTGCCCGTAGCGACGCATACGGCTCTCTTGCCAGCGGCTATTGCTGCCTCCGTGCTCTCTCTGGTCGAATCCTCGGCTGTGGGCCGCAGTCTGGCGGCCGCCAGCGGCGAGCGTGTGCAGAGCAATCGAGAGATCGTGGGGCAGGGGCTCGGCAATTTGGCCGCTTCCTTTGTCGGGGGCTACCCGGTCAGCGGAAGTCTGGCCCGTTCGATGCTGAATTACAGCGCTGGGGCACGATCCCGTCTGGCGGGGGTTTCTTCCGGTTTTCTGGTGATCGTGATGGTGCTGATCGCCGCGCCTCTGGTGGACGCGATCCCCATTCCCGCTCTCGCGGGAATGCTTCTGGTTCTGGCGTGGGAGCTGGTAAACTTCCGAGCGATCTGGCGCACGTTGCGTGGCAGTCTGGGGGACTCCGCCGCTCTGTTGATGACGTTCGTCGGAACCTGGACCTTGCGGTTGGATGAAGCGATCTATCTCGGGGTCGGTGTGAGCCTGGTGCTTTTTCTTCGCCGGGCTCGCCTCCTGGTAGTTCGTGAGTTGCACGTCGACCAACAGGGCCATCTCCGTGAGGTGGACGGACGAAGTTGTCGTGTTGTTCGCGTCCTGCATGCCGAAGGCCCGCTCTTTTTCGGTGCGGCGGGGGAGCTGGAGTCGGCTCTGGATGAGGCCTTGGCCGACGATGCGCTTCGCGTCCTTCTCCTCCGTTTGAAAAGGACTCAGGGAATGGATCTTTCGGCGGCGCATGTTCTGGAGGAAGCGGGACGACGCTTACGCCAGCGAGGGGGGCGTTTATTGCTGGTAGGACTCCTCCCGGACCCTTTGGCGTTGCTCGAGCGCACGGGAGTTGCGGCCGAGATCGGGGAGGAGAATATCTTCCCCAGCCGCTCGGGATGGTTTGCGGCCATGGATGAGGCTTTGGGGGAAGCTCTGGCGCACGACCACCATGGAAGCGATTGTCCGCTGATGGAATATATTGCTTCCCGAGATGCGGATCCGGTTGCGGACACGGAGATCCACCGGGAAGATCCTTGA
- a CDS encoding M3 family oligoendopeptidase, translated as MTNAAADWDMTSYFPEFGGAAYRSFREDLSTAVEGLCESLPGLGPVALPHLEGWESWLLRLEGVVAQNRHLGSYLGCLSAADAHNEEIQRDVAWSAQLRAEIEKALIGLRAALRDAEDADFARLLAREPLVPVRHYLKQARRRSLESMDATSEGLAADLGVNGIGAWGRLYDQISGSLMFTFAMPGQEPERLPVSRARSLMGDVDPVCRRAAFRGANEAWEEQAEVCAASLNAIAGTRLTLYERRGIPHFLDPACLDSGISRKTLEVMIGVARSRAEVGRKILRERARRMGLPTLAFSDLEAPLAASSARRISYTEAAGRVEEAFTRFYPTMGAFAAEAVEKKWIDHTPRAGKRPGGFCSSSPLLQESRIFMTFDGALGDVSTLAHELGHAWHSRVMGDLRPWARGYPMTLAETASTFAEQVLVDRILSDPQSSAEERTQVLDGRLSDATAFLLNTTMRFTFEKAFYEERAAGEVSANRLCALMREHQADWYGDTIDPEGLDPYFWASKLHFYISGLSFYNFPYTFGYLFSQGIFARAQHEGAEFLPRYEALLCDTGSATAEEVAQRHLGVDLEAPEFWNESIDRVAEDFEIYASSAF; from the coding sequence ATGACGAATGCGGCAGCAGATTGGGATATGACCTCGTACTTCCCGGAGTTTGGTGGGGCGGCCTATCGCTCCTTCCGGGAAGACCTCTCGACCGCGGTGGAAGGTCTGTGTGAGTCCTTGCCCGGCCTTGGTCCCGTGGCGCTGCCGCATCTCGAAGGCTGGGAGTCCTGGTTACTGCGCCTCGAAGGGGTCGTGGCGCAGAACCGACATCTGGGTTCCTACCTTGGCTGTCTGTCGGCGGCGGATGCTCATAACGAGGAAATTCAACGGGATGTCGCCTGGTCCGCGCAGCTTCGCGCCGAGATCGAGAAGGCTCTGATCGGGCTCCGGGCCGCTCTTCGCGATGCCGAGGATGCGGATTTCGCCCGATTATTGGCGCGCGAGCCGCTCGTTCCGGTCCGGCACTATCTGAAACAGGCCCGGCGCCGCTCGCTCGAGAGTATGGATGCGACCAGTGAAGGTCTTGCGGCCGATCTCGGTGTGAATGGGATCGGCGCGTGGGGGCGGCTCTACGATCAGATCTCCGGCTCCCTGATGTTTACCTTCGCGATGCCCGGGCAGGAGCCGGAGCGCTTGCCCGTGTCGCGTGCACGCAGCTTGATGGGAGATGTCGACCCGGTGTGTCGGCGCGCCGCCTTTCGTGGCGCCAACGAGGCTTGGGAGGAACAAGCGGAGGTCTGTGCGGCCAGCCTGAACGCCATTGCGGGTACCCGATTGACTCTCTATGAGCGCCGCGGGATTCCTCATTTTCTTGATCCCGCCTGCCTCGATTCCGGAATTTCACGCAAAACGCTCGAGGTGATGATCGGGGTGGCTCGATCGCGGGCCGAGGTCGGACGGAAGATTTTGCGGGAACGCGCGCGGCGGATGGGTTTGCCGACGCTTGCCTTCTCGGATCTCGAGGCGCCTTTGGCGGCCTCGAGCGCGCGGCGAATCTCTTATACGGAGGCCGCCGGTCGAGTGGAGGAGGCCTTCACCCGGTTCTATCCGACGATGGGTGCCTTTGCGGCAGAAGCGGTTGAGAAAAAGTGGATCGATCATACGCCACGAGCCGGGAAGCGTCCGGGCGGCTTTTGTTCTTCGTCCCCTCTTTTGCAGGAAAGCCGGATTTTCATGACCTTCGATGGCGCCTTGGGCGATGTCTCAACGCTGGCTCATGAACTCGGGCATGCCTGGCATTCCCGGGTGATGGGCGATTTGCGCCCGTGGGCGCGAGGCTATCCCATGACTCTGGCCGAGACGGCATCCACTTTTGCCGAGCAGGTGCTGGTGGATCGAATTCTCTCGGATCCTCAATCCTCCGCGGAGGAAAGGACTCAGGTCCTCGATGGACGCCTGTCGGATGCGACCGCCTTTCTGCTCAATACCACCATGCGCTTTACCTTCGAGAAGGCTTTTTACGAGGAGCGAGCGGCTGGCGAAGTGTCGGCGAATCGCCTCTGTGCGTTGATGCGTGAGCATCAGGCCGATTGGTACGGCGATACCATCGACCCGGAAGGTCTCGACCCCTACTTTTGGGCGTCGAAGCTCCATTTCTATATCTCCGGCCTGTCGTTTTATAATTTCCCCTACACTTTCGGATACCTTTTCAGTCAGGGGATCTTTGCCCGGGCACAGCACGAAGGTGCCGAATTTCTGCCTCGATATGAGGCGTTGCTTTGCGATACCGGCTCGGCGACGGCCGAGGAGGTCGCCCAACGCCACCTCGGCGTGGACCTCGAGGCACCGGAATTTTGGAACGAATCCATCGATCGAGTGGCCGAAGATTTTGAAATCTACGCGAGTTCGGCATTTTAA
- a CDS encoding aldolase catalytic domain-containing protein — protein sequence MYREEIQVLDCTVRDGGLINQYQFTDKFVQSCYRAACESGVDWWEIGKKLEVSEQYSKAEWGCWNFCEDDDIERVIDSHDGEQRAKVAVMYDVGRVDVSKLRPRDQSAIDMVRTACYVADVDKGIDLVRRTKDLGYATTLNIMAPSAAIESDLIEGLGQVNEVAEVDFLYLVDSFGSLYSEQITAYVNLYRKHAPSKQLGFHGHNNQQLAFANTQQAIIDGVNLLDATVNGIGRGAGNCNLELLLQFLKNPKFDVRPVYRCIQEEFLALRQQIEWGYNDIYGIGGCLNQHPRAAMKQRGKGEDKDLCYDFLLECTELDEASLD from the coding sequence GTGTATCGCGAAGAGATTCAGGTTCTTGACTGCACCGTCCGCGACGGCGGTTTGATCAACCAGTACCAGTTCACCGATAAATTCGTGCAGTCTTGTTACCGAGCGGCGTGCGAGTCGGGCGTCGATTGGTGGGAAATTGGCAAGAAGCTGGAGGTCAGCGAGCAGTATTCGAAGGCCGAGTGGGGTTGTTGGAACTTCTGCGAGGACGACGATATCGAGCGCGTCATTGACTCGCACGACGGCGAACAGCGAGCCAAGGTCGCTGTTATGTACGACGTCGGCCGGGTGGACGTCTCCAAACTACGCCCGCGCGACCAGTCGGCGATCGATATGGTGCGCACCGCTTGTTACGTCGCAGACGTCGACAAGGGAATCGATCTCGTCCGTCGCACCAAGGATCTGGGATACGCAACGACACTGAATATCATGGCGCCGTCCGCGGCGATCGAGAGCGACCTGATCGAGGGACTCGGTCAGGTCAACGAGGTGGCCGAAGTCGATTTTCTCTATCTGGTCGACAGCTTCGGATCGCTCTATTCCGAGCAGATCACAGCCTACGTCAACTTGTACAGGAAGCATGCACCGAGCAAGCAGCTGGGCTTCCATGGCCACAACAACCAACAGCTGGCCTTTGCGAACACGCAGCAAGCCATTATCGACGGCGTAAATCTGCTCGACGCGACCGTCAACGGGATCGGTCGCGGGGCGGGCAATTGCAACCTCGAATTGTTGCTGCAATTTCTCAAGAACCCGAAATTCGATGTCCGTCCCGTCTATCGTTGTATTCAGGAAGAATTCCTCGCCCTGCGGCAGCAGATCGAATGGGGCTATAACGATATCTACGGAATCGGAGGATGCCTCAACCAGCACCCGCGCGCAGCCATGAAGCAGCGTGGCAAGGGTGAGGACAAGGACCTCTGCTACGATTTTCTCCTCGAGTGCACGGAGCTCGATGAGGCCTCTCTGGATTAG
- a CDS encoding LLM class flavin-dependent oxidoreductase produces MEFGIQLVGNTPQDILDMAALAEKVGIRNAFVPDHFAMELPGGTGLSPDQPVWEAVAVMGAMAERTSSIEIGALVLCNLFRHPALTAQAMATVDQISQGRAILGLGSGWTKAEFDMTGVPFPDIKPRLRQLDESLSVIRSLWTEERTNFDGEFYQLRDAFIPARPKRQPSPPILLGGGGKGLLRIAARHADLVNIVVETGKAGTVLLSEVTKLAEDAFRQKVDFVREAAAGHGREVEISTTGFMTILTETEEQGDQMAAAVASGFGLDPTIARRMPISLVGTPAQWIEELKRREKEWGLSHMVLSGGMDAPTLEKFGEEVLPFV; encoded by the coding sequence ATGGAATTTGGCATTCAGCTGGTCGGGAATACACCACAAGATATTTTGGATATGGCGGCGCTTGCCGAAAAAGTCGGCATTCGGAACGCCTTTGTTCCGGACCACTTCGCCATGGAACTCCCGGGCGGGACGGGACTGTCTCCGGACCAGCCGGTCTGGGAAGCAGTCGCTGTCATGGGTGCCATGGCCGAGAGAACGTCCAGCATCGAGATCGGCGCTCTGGTCCTGTGCAACCTTTTCCGCCACCCCGCGCTTACCGCGCAGGCGATGGCGACGGTCGACCAAATTTCGCAAGGCCGTGCCATTCTCGGACTCGGTTCCGGCTGGACCAAGGCCGAGTTCGACATGACCGGTGTTCCTTTCCCGGATATCAAACCTCGGCTTCGACAACTCGACGAATCGCTTTCTGTCATCCGCTCGCTTTGGACCGAGGAGCGCACCAACTTTGACGGAGAGTTCTACCAGCTTCGCGATGCCTTCATTCCAGCACGTCCCAAACGGCAACCCTCACCGCCCATTCTCCTTGGCGGCGGCGGCAAAGGCCTGCTGCGCATAGCGGCCCGGCATGCCGATCTGGTCAACATCGTTGTGGAAACGGGCAAAGCCGGCACCGTGCTGCTGAGTGAAGTGACCAAGCTTGCCGAGGATGCCTTCCGGCAAAAGGTCGATTTCGTGCGCGAGGCAGCCGCAGGGCACGGCCGCGAGGTCGAGATCTCGACCACCGGCTTCATGACCATCCTGACCGAAACCGAGGAACAAGGGGATCAGATGGCCGCCGCCGTGGCCTCAGGATTCGGCCTGGACCCGACCATCGCCCGCCGGATGCCTATTTCGCTTGTCGGCACGCCTGCGCAGTGGATCGAGGAACTCAAACGGCGAGAAAAGGAGTGGGGACTCAGCCATATGGTGCTGTCCGGCGGCATGGATGCCCCCACGCTGGAAAAGTTCGGGGAAGAAGTTCTTCCCTTCGTTTGA
- a CDS encoding NAD(P)/FAD-dependent oxidoreductase — MKNDHLDVLIVGAGLSGIAAGYHLQNESPDRSYAILERREAIGGTWDLFRYPGIRSDSDMHTLGYSFRPWRSPKAIADGTSIREYVQDTARENGIDKKIRYGLKVVSASWSTPDARWTVEAERTESGEKVELTANFLFMCSGYYNYDQGYTPEFEGIADFGGRIVHPQKWTDDIDYANKKVVVIGSGATAVTLVPEMAKTAAHVTMLQRSPTYIVSMPSEDATANYLRSKLPEKIAYALTRWKNILSFSVIFRLCRRYPAAIKKKLLQQVRENLGEGHDIKRDFTPSYNPWDQRMCMVPDGDLFNAIKSGEASILTDKIDRFTETGLRLQSGKDLDADVVVTATGLNLLFLAGLQVKVDGEEIKLSDCLTYKGVMFSGLPNLAMTVGYTNASWTLKCDLTCEYVAKMLNYMRDHDYKQVCPRTDGSVIEDEDMLPLTSGYIQRSIKDFPKQGSREPWKSYQNYLRDIFMVRYGKLTDDALVFSSPDATEETADEELRSEGAAA, encoded by the coding sequence ATGAAGAATGATCATCTCGATGTTCTGATCGTCGGTGCCGGCCTCTCGGGGATTGCCGCCGGCTATCATCTCCAGAACGAATCTCCCGATCGCAGCTATGCGATTCTCGAACGTCGGGAAGCGATCGGCGGCACCTGGGATCTGTTTCGATACCCCGGTATTCGATCGGATTCGGATATGCATACTCTGGGTTACAGCTTCCGCCCGTGGCGGAGCCCGAAAGCGATCGCCGATGGTACTTCGATTCGGGAATACGTTCAGGATACCGCGCGAGAGAATGGCATCGACAAGAAAATTCGCTACGGCCTGAAAGTTGTCAGCGCATCCTGGTCCACGCCCGATGCGCGCTGGACCGTCGAAGCCGAGCGAACCGAAAGCGGCGAGAAGGTCGAGCTCACGGCCAACTTCCTCTTTATGTGCAGCGGCTACTACAACTACGATCAGGGCTATACGCCGGAGTTTGAGGGAATCGCGGATTTTGGTGGCCGGATTGTTCACCCTCAAAAATGGACTGACGATATCGACTACGCCAACAAAAAGGTGGTCGTCATCGGAAGCGGCGCAACCGCGGTCACTCTGGTTCCGGAAATGGCGAAGACCGCGGCGCACGTGACCATGCTGCAGCGCTCTCCAACTTATATCGTGTCGATGCCGTCCGAGGATGCCACTGCCAACTACCTACGCAGCAAGCTTCCGGAAAAAATCGCCTATGCGCTCACGCGATGGAAGAACATCCTCTCGTTCTCGGTCATCTTTCGCCTCTGCCGTCGCTATCCCGCGGCAATCAAGAAAAAGCTTCTGCAACAGGTCCGCGAAAATCTTGGCGAAGGTCACGACATCAAGCGAGACTTCACCCCGAGCTACAACCCCTGGGACCAACGGATGTGCATGGTCCCCGATGGCGATCTGTTCAATGCCATCAAATCGGGTGAGGCCTCGATTCTGACCGACAAGATCGACCGGTTCACCGAGACCGGATTGCGATTGCAGTCCGGCAAGGACCTCGACGCCGACGTGGTGGTCACAGCCACCGGCCTGAATTTGCTCTTCCTCGCCGGCCTGCAGGTCAAAGTGGACGGTGAGGAAATCAAGCTCTCGGATTGCCTGACCTACAAAGGCGTGATGTTCAGCGGGTTGCCCAATCTTGCCATGACAGTGGGCTATACCAACGCCTCGTGGACCCTGAAGTGCGACCTGACCTGTGAATACGTCGCAAAAATGCTCAACTATATGCGCGATCACGACTACAAGCAGGTCTGCCCCCGCACGGATGGAAGCGTTATCGAGGACGAAGATATGCTCCCGCTGACTTCCGGCTACATTCAGCGATCGATCAAGGATTTCCCGAAACAGGGATCTCGCGAGCCATGGAAATCCTACCAGAACTACCTGCGTGATATTTTCATGGTCCGCTACGGGAAGCTTACCGACGATGCTCTGGTCTTTTCGTCGCCCGACGCGACCGAGGAGACGGCAGACGAGGAACTCCGCTCCGAGGGCGCTGCTGCCTAG
- a CDS encoding oxygenase MpaB family protein, which yields MKNLYKIIPPSRARYSGRFTRELLDELMFRGDPEADEATVALQEEKYDPDGSQLQNLRKLAQDGESRAVAFFERAEHRPDWFRPELIEKGQSVALSFSHHYGISLMHSLFSGAVFGRATLVTNSTGRLGSNPARRIQETGSFIGAILAPGGLEPGNLGFETAVRVRLLHGSIRSWIKRSPGFTEAYVGEPLDQTMLAMTLGLFDYLNLRSMSRLGVPLSREDIDAHHHLWRYVGYLLGIEDVLLTESIEEERDLWSALVAHQAFPDLFGETFLDIVVGTVAQLMQTGALPDSVVRNTFLHLSGGEWFQTSESLLPDPFLSAFRAGSFAVGSARQWVPGVSDAMQMYGAGALGKARQMAEEHKFGVTLELEENAAEREALFQSLATGIQVHFKDVAAPTL from the coding sequence ATGAAAAACCTGTACAAAATTATTCCCCCCAGCCGCGCTCGCTACAGTGGGCGTTTCACTCGCGAACTCCTCGACGAACTAATGTTTCGTGGCGATCCCGAAGCCGACGAAGCGACGGTCGCGCTGCAGGAAGAGAAATACGACCCCGACGGGTCACAGCTGCAGAACCTCCGCAAACTCGCGCAGGATGGCGAATCGCGAGCGGTGGCGTTCTTTGAGCGGGCCGAGCACCGACCGGACTGGTTTCGACCGGAGTTGATCGAAAAAGGCCAAAGCGTGGCTCTCAGCTTCTCGCATCATTACGGGATTTCGTTGATGCATAGCCTTTTTTCCGGAGCGGTCTTTGGAAGAGCGACGCTGGTCACCAACTCGACCGGCCGTCTCGGCAGCAACCCGGCTCGGCGAATTCAGGAGACCGGCTCTTTCATCGGAGCGATCCTGGCGCCCGGTGGGCTGGAGCCAGGAAATCTGGGCTTTGAAACTGCGGTACGAGTGCGCCTGTTGCACGGATCGATCCGCTCCTGGATCAAGCGCAGCCCCGGATTCACCGAAGCTTACGTCGGCGAACCTCTGGACCAGACGATGCTCGCGATGACTCTTGGGCTTTTTGATTACCTGAATCTGCGCTCGATGAGCCGCCTCGGCGTGCCGCTATCCCGCGAGGATATCGATGCCCATCATCACCTATGGCGCTACGTCGGCTACTTGCTCGGCATCGAGGATGTCCTGCTCACCGAGTCGATCGAAGAAGAGCGTGACCTCTGGAGTGCGCTGGTCGCACACCAGGCATTCCCGGACCTTTTCGGCGAAACCTTTCTGGATATCGTCGTGGGTACCGTTGCTCAACTCATGCAGACGGGTGCTCTCCCCGACAGCGTTGTCCGAAATACGTTCCTCCACCTCTCCGGCGGAGAGTGGTTCCAGACATCCGAGAGCCTGCTTCCCGATCCCTTCCTGAGTGCATTTCGCGCCGGCAGCTTTGCCGTGGGCAGTGCCCGCCAGTGGGTTCCCGGTGTCTCGGACGCCATGCAGATGTATGGTGCCGGCGCTCTGGGCAAAGCGCGGCAAATGGCCGAGGAACATAAGTTCGGCGTGACTCTCGAACTCGAGGAGAACGCTGCAGAGCGAGAGGCCTTGTTCCAGAGTCTCGCGACCGGGATCCAGGTTCATTTCAAGGACGTCGCCGCGCCGACACTCTGA